A window of Dehalococcoidia bacterium contains these coding sequences:
- a CDS encoding YceI family protein, with the protein MTALETRVGTWRIDPAHSVAEFAVKHLVVSTVKGRFHELDGRIHLDEERPEASTVEARIGVASIDTGIGDRDAHLRSDDFFNAERHPYITFRSRRVERVSDDEWRVTGDLTVRDITREVTLATRFEGRSHGTAGEVVAFTAETAISRKEFGLKWNAVLESGTVVVGDRVSVVLHIEAVRE; encoded by the coding sequence ATGACAGCACTGGAGACGAGAGTTGGGACCTGGCGGATCGACCCGGCGCACTCTGTGGCGGAGTTCGCCGTGAAGCACCTGGTCGTCTCCACCGTAAAGGGGCGGTTCCACGAACTCGACGGCCGGATCCACCTCGACGAAGAGCGGCCGGAGGCGTCGACCGTGGAAGCGCGGATCGGCGTGGCGAGCATCGATACAGGGATCGGGGACAGGGACGCCCACCTGCGCTCGGACGACTTCTTCAACGCCGAGCGCCACCCGTACATCACCTTCCGCAGCAGACGGGTCGAGCGCGTTTCCGACGACGAGTGGCGGGTGACCGGGGACCTGACCGTACGTGACATAACGCGCGAGGTCACGCTGGCCACGCGGTTCGAGGGCCGTTCGCACGGGACGGCTGGCGAGGTGGTTGCCTTCACGGCGGAGACGGCAATCAGCCGCAAGGAGTTCGGCCTGAAGTGGAACGCGGTGCTGGAGTCGGGCACGGTGGTGGTCGGCGACCGCGTCAGCGTCGTCCTGCACATCGAGGCGGTCCGAGAGTAA
- a CDS encoding HIT family protein — protein sequence MERFCVFCEIIAGREPADVLYRDEEVIVFRNRLRWVPVMLLSVPTRHLTQAELWKDLGRVGELAVQMGEKHCPGGFRLLSNFGRDAMQSQDHAHVHVIGGTFLGEYA from the coding sequence GTGGAGCGGTTTTGCGTTTTCTGCGAGATCATCGCCGGCAGGGAGCCCGCCGACGTCCTCTATCGGGACGAAGAGGTCATCGTCTTCCGCAACCGCCTGCGCTGGGTGCCCGTGATGCTCCTATCTGTCCCCACGCGCCATCTCACCCAGGCGGAATTGTGGAAGGACCTCGGCCGCGTCGGCGAGCTAGCGGTCCAGATGGGGGAGAAGCACTGCCCCGGCGGATTCCGCCTGCTCTCGAACTTTGGCCGCGACGCGATGCAGAGCCAGGATCACGCCCACGTCCACGTCATCGGCGGCACCTTCCTCGGCGAGTACGCCTGA
- a CDS encoding iron ABC transporter permease — translation MLRQAQGRSRWVLPAALLALAGCVVLGAAIGPAGIAPGDVAAVIGAHVLGFDSGVDAATDVIVWDIRLPRVLLAGLVGASLGVSGAAYQGVFRNPLADPYLLGVASGAGLAATVVIVLEVPLDYGRVSVITLAAFAGALAAVVLAYALARIAGHTPTTTLILAGVALSSIAVSLISYLMLVNRESSLTILNWLLGGFNNAGWYRMWYILPYALPAAAFIYLHGRVLNVLQLDEHQARQLGVNVERTRALLLLAASLAAAAAVAVAGIVGFVGLVAPHAVRMIAGPDYRRLLPLVAVAGACFMILADIGARTLVRPGEVPVGVITAVFGAPFFLYLLRRQKKAFF, via the coding sequence GTGCTTCGACAGGCCCAGGGCCGCTCGCGATGGGTGCTGCCGGCAGCGCTGCTAGCGCTCGCGGGCTGCGTCGTGCTCGGCGCGGCGATCGGGCCGGCGGGGATCGCGCCCGGGGACGTGGCGGCGGTGATCGGGGCTCACGTCCTGGGGTTCGATTCCGGCGTGGACGCGGCGACGGACGTCATTGTCTGGGACATCCGCCTGCCGCGAGTGCTGCTTGCCGGCCTGGTGGGCGCGTCGCTTGGCGTCAGTGGCGCCGCTTACCAGGGGGTCTTCCGGAACCCGCTGGCGGACCCCTACCTGCTGGGCGTCGCGTCCGGCGCTGGGCTCGCGGCGACGGTGGTCATCGTCCTGGAGGTGCCGCTGGACTACGGACGCGTGAGCGTGATCACGCTGGCTGCGTTCGCCGGGGCGCTTGCCGCTGTCGTGCTGGCCTATGCCCTGGCCCGCATCGCCGGCCACACGCCGACAACGACGTTGATCCTGGCCGGAGTCGCGCTGTCGTCGATCGCCGTTTCACTGATCTCCTATCTCATGCTCGTGAACCGGGAAAGCAGCCTGACGATCCTGAACTGGCTGCTGGGCGGGTTCAACAACGCCGGCTGGTACCGGATGTGGTACATCCTGCCGTACGCGCTGCCCGCGGCGGCCTTCATCTACCTCCATGGCCGCGTGCTCAACGTCCTGCAACTGGACGAGCACCAGGCCAGACAGCTGGGCGTGAACGTCGAGCGCACGCGCGCGCTGCTGCTGCTGGCAGCATCGCTGGCGGCAGCAGCGGCGGTGGCGGTCGCTGGCATCGTGGGCTTCGTAGGGCTGGTTGCGCCGCACGCGGTGCGCATGATAGCGGGGCCTGACTACCGCCGCCTGTTGCCCCTGGTGGCCGTGGCGGGGGCCTGCTTCATGATCCTGGCAGACATCGGCGCGCGGACGCTGGTGAGGCCGGGCGAGGTGCCGGTGGGCGTGATTACGGCCGTCTTTGGAGCGCCGTTTTTCCTTTACCTGCTGCGCCGGCAAAAGAAGGCCTTCTTCTGA
- a CDS encoding DUF1015 domain-containing protein, with translation MADFRPFPALRYNTEVAGDASTLVAPPYDVVSPERAAELYARSPFNIANVDYGPASPEDSAANNRYLRARAQIEAWLKKRALVFDTQPRLYVYDQEFTLHGERFNRRAIFGRLRLEEWEKGIVLPHEHTRAAAKADRLELLRATRVQTSPILAMYRSPTSQPLISDADCGPVILDAVLPGERHVLRPLIPEAAAYVHRHLEREKLYVADGHHRYETALAYRNERREAAASWTGEEPENFVLAALVDMDDPGLVILPTHRLVRLESAPGPEVVGRPAPVFEARHAGDARSERDLEALVEAMAEEAARGTALGAIGLTPGGLHLIRVADREAVDRRIPQGHAEAWRRLDVNVLHHALLPLIGARSAPEEIEFTEAAQEAAREVLSGRWDAALLLNPTPVEQVVACALAGERMPQKSTFFYPKLATGVVMYPLDWGP, from the coding sequence GTGGCCGACTTCCGCCCGTTTCCGGCCCTGCGCTACAACACGGAGGTGGCTGGCGACGCCTCTACGCTGGTGGCCCCTCCCTATGACGTCGTGTCGCCGGAGAGGGCGGCGGAGCTGTACGCGCGCAGCCCCTTCAACATCGCCAACGTCGACTACGGGCCGGCCAGCCCGGAAGACTCTGCCGCGAATAACCGCTATCTGCGCGCGCGCGCCCAGATCGAGGCGTGGCTGAAGAAGCGAGCGCTGGTGTTCGACACGCAGCCTCGCCTCTACGTTTACGACCAGGAGTTCACTCTGCACGGCGAGCGCTTCAACCGCAGGGCGATCTTCGGCCGCCTCCGGCTGGAGGAGTGGGAGAAGGGGATCGTGCTCCCGCACGAGCACACGCGCGCGGCCGCGAAGGCCGACCGCCTGGAGCTGTTGCGCGCGACAAGGGTTCAGACCAGCCCGATCCTGGCGATGTATCGCAGCCCGACTTCGCAGCCGCTGATCAGCGACGCGGACTGCGGGCCTGTGATCCTGGACGCGGTGCTCCCAGGGGAGCGTCATGTCCTGCGACCGCTGATACCGGAAGCTGCAGCTTACGTGCACCGCCACCTCGAGCGCGAGAAGCTCTACGTCGCCGACGGCCACCATCGCTACGAGACTGCGCTGGCGTACCGGAATGAACGCCGGGAAGCGGCGGCGTCATGGACGGGCGAGGAGCCAGAAAACTTCGTCCTCGCGGCGCTGGTAGACATGGACGACCCCGGGCTGGTCATTTTGCCGACGCACCGGCTTGTCAGACTCGAAAGCGCGCCGGGGCCGGAGGTTGTGGGGCGCCCGGCGCCGGTGTTCGAAGCGCGCCACGCCGGCGACGCGCGCTCGGAGCGCGACCTCGAGGCCCTCGTGGAGGCCATGGCGGAAGAGGCTGCCCGAGGCACGGCGCTGGGGGCGATAGGCTTGACCCCGGGCGGCCTGCATCTGATCCGCGTGGCGGACCGAGAAGCAGTGGACAGGCGTATACCACAGGGCCACGCCGAGGCCTGGCGGCGCCTGGACGTGAACGTGCTGCACCATGCCCTGCTGCCGCTGATCGGTGCGCGTTCTGCGCCGGAGGAGATCGAGTTCACGGAGGCAGCGCAGGAGGCCGCGCGCGAGGTGCTCTCGGGACGATGGGACGCCGCGCTGCTGCTGAACCCGACGCCTGTCGAGCAGGTGGTCGCCTGCGCTCTGGCAGGCGAGCGCATGCCGCAGAAGTCGACTTTCTTCTACCCGAAGCTCGCCACCGGCGTGGTGATGTACCCCCTGGACTGGGGCCCCTGA
- a CDS encoding enoyl-CoA hydratase-related protein translates to MSGVLRVENEGRVRTIMLNRPEVKNALSDELAWGVVTAVEEAARDDSVWVVAITGTGDSFCSGLDLSGAGESASPLSELDQQLDDLGWVGRFCLVLREVCDKPVVGGINGVAVGAGLSLAMACDVRLMARSARLMAGYPRIGASPDGGLTWTLPQAIGYEQAMRFLLENRTVGAEEALNLGMVGEVVDDDRFPARLKEYCAFLAERSPITTRLTKRGVRRATGIDLESQLRYELANIRKAFASKDAQEARKAFFERRTPVFEGR, encoded by the coding sequence ATGAGCGGAGTGCTGCGAGTCGAAAACGAGGGCCGCGTACGGACGATCATGCTGAACCGGCCGGAGGTGAAGAACGCCCTCTCTGACGAACTGGCGTGGGGCGTCGTCACGGCGGTCGAGGAGGCCGCGCGAGACGACTCCGTCTGGGTGGTGGCGATCACCGGGACGGGCGACTCCTTCTGCTCCGGGCTCGACCTCAGCGGCGCGGGCGAGAGCGCGTCGCCGCTTTCGGAGCTCGATCAGCAGCTCGACGACCTCGGCTGGGTAGGGCGCTTCTGCCTGGTGTTGCGCGAGGTGTGCGACAAGCCGGTCGTGGGCGGCATCAACGGCGTTGCGGTGGGCGCGGGCCTCTCTCTGGCGATGGCGTGCGACGTGCGGCTGATGGCGCGCAGCGCCCGGCTCATGGCCGGCTACCCACGCATAGGCGCGTCACCGGATGGTGGCCTCACATGGACGCTGCCGCAGGCAATTGGCTACGAGCAGGCCATGCGCTTCCTGCTCGAGAACCGGACCGTCGGGGCGGAGGAGGCGCTGAACCTGGGCATGGTGGGCGAAGTCGTGGACGACGACCGCTTCCCGGCGCGGCTCAAGGAGTATTGCGCCTTCCTGGCCGAACGCTCGCCAATCACGACGCGCCTGACGAAGCGAGGCGTCCGGCGGGCGACCGGGATCGACCTCGAGAGCCAGCTGCGCTACGAGCTGGCGAACATCCGTAAGGCCTTCGCCAGCAAAGACGCGCAGGAGGCCCGCAAGGCCTTCTTCGAGCGCAGGACGCCTGTGTTCGAGGGCCGCTAG
- a CDS encoding cupin domain-containing protein — protein sequence MHVIRGSSVQLQRARREIFTGEVETHTYVDETLGEHLRLSLVRFKAGARTKWHRHAFEQALLITEGRGVVATDAAEHVVEAGDVVVVPAGERHWHGGTESTAMAHISITTPGETTVLEPVDRIRSAG from the coding sequence GTGCACGTGATCCGCGGTTCCTCCGTGCAACTCCAGCGCGCTCGCCGCGAGATCTTCACCGGCGAGGTCGAAACCCACACCTACGTCGACGAGACGCTCGGCGAGCACCTGCGCCTGTCACTCGTGCGCTTCAAGGCCGGGGCCCGCACGAAGTGGCACCGCCACGCCTTCGAGCAGGCCCTCCTCATCACCGAAGGGCGCGGTGTCGTCGCCACAGACGCGGCCGAGCACGTCGTCGAAGCGGGCGATGTCGTCGTAGTGCCCGCGGGCGAGCGCCACTGGCACGGCGGCACGGAGTCGACCGCGATGGCCCACATCTCGATCACGACCCCGGGAGAGACCACCGTCCTCGAGCCCGTCGACCGCATTCGCAGCGCAGGATGA
- a CDS encoding alpha/beta fold hydrolase, which translates to MPTATINGIEIAYTDQGSGTPLVLIHGYPLNRRMWDPQVEGLSDAARVIAIDLRGHGESQAPFWLTTVDTYADDVRGLMDHLGIDKAVIGGFSMGGYVAFAFLRKYPERVRGLILADTRAQPDAPEGKAARFQSALTAQQRGPGAIAEAMIGRLLSQKSMDERPELVARVRAIMESTPVQGMAGDLMAMAERPDSVPMLASISVPTLVIVGEADGLTPPADSQLMAERIPGAKLEIIPGAAHLSNMEEPEHFNRVVREFLAHV; encoded by the coding sequence TTGCCGACCGCAACGATCAACGGTATCGAGATCGCGTACACGGACCAGGGGTCGGGTACGCCGCTGGTCCTGATCCACGGCTACCCGCTGAACCGGAGGATGTGGGACCCTCAGGTAGAGGGCCTTTCCGATGCGGCGCGAGTGATCGCGATCGACCTGCGGGGGCACGGGGAGTCACAGGCGCCGTTCTGGCTGACGACGGTCGACACGTACGCCGATGACGTCCGCGGGCTGATGGACCACCTGGGCATCGACAAGGCGGTGATCGGCGGGTTCTCGATGGGAGGCTATGTCGCCTTCGCCTTCCTGCGGAAGTACCCGGAGCGGGTGCGGGGGCTGATCCTGGCTGACACGCGCGCCCAGCCGGACGCGCCTGAGGGTAAAGCAGCGCGGTTCCAGAGCGCGCTCACGGCGCAGCAGCGGGGCCCCGGAGCTATCGCTGAGGCGATGATCGGGCGGCTTCTGAGCCAGAAATCGATGGATGAGCGGCCGGAGCTCGTTGCCAGGGTGCGAGCAATCATGGAGAGCACGCCGGTGCAGGGCATGGCTGGCGACCTCATGGCGATGGCCGAGCGCCCCGATTCGGTGCCAATGCTTGCCTCGATCAGCGTGCCGACGCTGGTGATCGTCGGCGAGGCGGACGGCCTGACCCCGCCAGCGGACTCGCAGTTGATGGCGGAGCGCATCCCCGGCGCGAAGCTGGAGATCATCCCTGGTGCCGCCCACCTCTCGAACATGGAGGAGCCGGAGCACTTCAACCGCGTGGTGCGCGAGTTCCTGGCTCACGTGTAG
- the mtnP gene encoding S-methyl-5'-thioadenosine phosphorylase: MSSARATVAIIGGSGFYEIAGVSGARKVEMDTPYGRPSDAIVVGRVGETEVAFLARHGAGHRIAPSELPSQANIWALASLGVRQVLSVSAVGSLQEGIAPLDMVVPDQLIDRTYRRDPSFFGRGIVAHIAFDTPFCPALSQALAAAAEREGARVHRGGTLVVVEGPGFSTQAESESYRALGASIIGMTASPEAKLAREASMCYATLACVTDYDTWHASEERVSVELILSNLQKNVASARRIVADVAARPPPRDRCACARALRDAIVTPLSMVPEERKRELGPVLERHFEAQA; encoded by the coding sequence ATGAGTAGTGCGCGGGCGACCGTGGCCATCATTGGCGGCTCCGGCTTCTACGAGATCGCGGGAGTGTCTGGCGCCAGGAAAGTCGAGATGGACACGCCGTACGGTCGGCCTTCGGACGCGATCGTGGTCGGGCGGGTCGGGGAGACAGAGGTGGCATTTCTGGCGCGGCACGGCGCGGGGCACCGGATAGCGCCGAGCGAGCTGCCGTCGCAGGCGAACATCTGGGCGCTGGCCTCGCTGGGCGTGCGGCAGGTGCTGTCGGTCTCCGCGGTGGGAAGCCTGCAAGAGGGGATCGCGCCGCTGGACATGGTGGTGCCGGACCAGCTCATCGACCGCACGTACCGGCGGGACCCGTCGTTTTTCGGCCGGGGCATCGTCGCGCACATCGCCTTCGATACGCCGTTCTGTCCGGCGCTGAGCCAGGCGCTGGCTGCCGCGGCCGAGCGCGAGGGGGCGCGGGTGCACAGGGGCGGCACGCTGGTGGTGGTGGAGGGCCCGGGGTTCTCGACGCAGGCGGAATCGGAGTCTTATCGCGCGCTCGGGGCGTCGATCATCGGCATGACGGCATCGCCGGAGGCGAAGCTGGCCCGCGAGGCGAGCATGTGCTACGCGACGCTGGCTTGCGTGACGGACTACGACACGTGGCACGCTTCGGAGGAGCGCGTCTCCGTGGAGTTGATCCTTTCGAACCTGCAGAAGAACGTCGCCTCGGCGCGGCGTATCGTCGCGGATGTCGCTGCCCGGCCGCCGCCGCGGGATCGCTGCGCCTGTGCCCGGGCCCTGCGCGACGCGATCGTCACGCCATTGTCGATGGTGCCGGAGGAGCGCAAGCGCGAGCTAGGCCCGGTGCTGGAGAGGCACTTCGAGGCGCAAGCCTAG
- a CDS encoding MFS transporter produces the protein MAGVAVDKERTEQRPGLLAYPGSNWVRSTFESLGIRAYRVLWIGTVFSFIGFMMSMTAQNLVAFDLTGNNRAVGLVAFGQGVAMLALTPFGGAIADRVSKRFLLLVCQGTIGLVMVGTGALIAGDAITVFWLAAGSFVIGVMFSFLGPTRTAYIGEIVDEERRGNALALTQVGMNATRVFGPFVAGGLMAWGAVGSAGTYFIMGGLFALVVVTLAQLPPSRGTRRHSSMLRDIRLGMAHVRENPRLLQVVVGFIAVTVVGFPYMVVMPGFTQDVLGTGKAGFGIMVGVSAIGGLAASLVVAGLADSSKAPALQLLASLLLGISLILTGLAPNFALALLTMVLAGAGGSAFQTLNNAVALKEAHADYFGRVMSLMMMAWSFNGLIGLPIGYLADEAGERTVLLAMGAGVCAIVALLALWRLRLPQSAADVAAKVERA, from the coding sequence GTGGCCGGCGTCGCGGTAGACAAGGAGCGGACCGAGCAGCGGCCTGGCCTGCTCGCCTATCCCGGCTCCAACTGGGTGCGCAGCACCTTCGAGTCCCTCGGCATCCGCGCCTATCGCGTGCTCTGGATCGGCACCGTCTTCTCCTTCATCGGCTTCATGATGTCCATGACGGCCCAGAACCTGGTCGCATTCGACCTCACCGGCAACAACCGGGCCGTCGGTCTTGTCGCCTTCGGCCAGGGTGTGGCCATGCTCGCCCTCACGCCCTTCGGGGGCGCCATCGCGGACCGCGTCTCGAAGCGCTTCCTGCTCCTCGTTTGCCAGGGCACCATCGGCCTGGTCATGGTCGGCACGGGCGCGCTCATCGCCGGCGACGCGATTACTGTCTTCTGGCTGGCCGCTGGCTCCTTCGTCATCGGCGTCATGTTCTCCTTTCTCGGGCCCACGCGCACCGCCTACATAGGCGAGATCGTGGACGAGGAGCGGCGCGGCAACGCCCTCGCTCTAACCCAGGTCGGCATGAACGCCACCCGCGTCTTCGGCCCCTTCGTCGCCGGCGGCCTCATGGCCTGGGGCGCTGTCGGCTCGGCCGGCACCTATTTCATCATGGGCGGCCTCTTTGCCCTGGTGGTGGTGACGCTGGCACAGTTGCCACCCAGCCGCGGCACCCGTCGCCACTCCAGCATGCTGCGCGACATCCGCCTTGGCATGGCCCACGTGCGCGAGAACCCGCGTCTCCTCCAGGTCGTCGTTGGCTTCATCGCCGTCACGGTGGTCGGCTTTCCGTACATGGTCGTGATGCCTGGCTTCACGCAGGACGTCCTCGGCACCGGCAAAGCCGGTTTCGGCATCATGGTCGGCGTCTCCGCCATTGGCGGCCTGGCCGCCAGCCTGGTCGTCGCCGGCCTGGCCGACTCCTCGAAGGCGCCCGCCCTGCAGCTATTGGCGAGCCTGCTCCTTGGAATCTCCCTGATCCTCACCGGCCTCGCGCCGAACTTCGCGCTCGCCCTGCTGACCATGGTGCTGGCCGGCGCCGGCGGCAGCGCCTTCCAGACGCTGAACAACGCCGTCGCCCTCAAGGAGGCGCACGCAGACTACTTCGGGCGGGTAATGTCGCTGATGATGATGGCCTGGAGCTTCAACGGCCTCATCGGCTTGCCCATCGGCTACCTGGCCGACGAGGCCGGTGAGCGCACCGTCCTCCTGGCGATGGGCGCCGGCGTCTGCGCCATCGTCGCCCTGCTGGCCCTCTGGCGTTTGCGGCTGCCCCAGTCCGCTGCGGACGTGGCCGCGAAGGTCGAGCGCGCCTAG
- a CDS encoding ABC transporter ATP-binding protein, whose protein sequence is MLSVRDLHVSYDGRPVLRGVSLEARAGEVVAVVGPNGCGKTTLVRAITRVVPWQRGDVLAGEVSVRDLGQRELARLVSVVPQNPVLPLGYTVLDVVLMGRTPHLGFFEQEGPEDYRRAKAALERARAGHLAERRVDELSGGERQAVVMARALAQEAPILLLDEPTANLDIGHQVAVASLVRRLAASGLAVLAAIHDLTLASLYCDRIVLMREGRVLAEGEPDNVLTTEVIRSAYGTEVTVLRDGLPRPAVIPLEPAGAED, encoded by the coding sequence ATGCTTTCAGTACGAGACCTGCACGTGTCCTACGATGGCCGCCCGGTGTTGCGCGGAGTGAGCCTGGAAGCGCGCGCTGGGGAGGTCGTTGCCGTGGTTGGCCCGAACGGCTGTGGCAAGACAACCCTGGTGCGCGCCATCACGCGCGTTGTCCCCTGGCAAAGGGGTGACGTGCTCGCCGGTGAGGTCTCGGTCCGGGACCTTGGCCAGCGGGAGCTGGCGCGCCTGGTGTCGGTCGTGCCGCAGAACCCGGTGCTGCCCCTGGGATACACGGTCCTGGACGTGGTGCTCATGGGGAGGACGCCGCACCTGGGCTTCTTCGAGCAGGAGGGGCCGGAGGACTACCGGCGGGCGAAGGCGGCACTCGAGCGCGCGCGGGCGGGCCACCTGGCAGAGCGGCGCGTCGACGAGCTCTCTGGCGGCGAGAGGCAGGCTGTCGTCATGGCACGGGCGCTCGCTCAGGAGGCGCCAATCCTCCTCCTTGACGAGCCGACGGCGAACCTTGACATCGGGCACCAGGTGGCGGTGGCGTCGCTGGTGCGGCGGCTGGCGGCGTCGGGCCTGGCAGTGCTCGCGGCGATCCACGACCTGACACTGGCTTCGCTCTACTGCGACCGCATTGTCCTGATGCGCGAGGGCCGCGTGCTGGCCGAGGGAGAGCCGGACAACGTCCTCACCACGGAGGTGATCCGCTCGGCCTACGGGACGGAGGTCACCGTGCTTCGGGACGGTCTGCCGCGGCCGGCCGTGATACCGCTTGAGCCGGCGGGCGCTGAGGACTAG
- a CDS encoding phage holin family protein: MSQERLVVLAVRWLILAAAVWVAAEVLPGIRLEGWGSTLIVALILGLLNLYVRPVLFWLSIPATILTLGLFLIVLNAMLLGLADWIANIDDDIRFDVEGVFDAILGAIIISVVSTVIGWFVDAQRIARGVSGRW, encoded by the coding sequence GTGAGCCAGGAGCGACTGGTAGTCCTTGCCGTGCGGTGGCTGATCCTGGCGGCCGCGGTCTGGGTGGCGGCTGAGGTCCTGCCCGGCATCCGGCTGGAGGGCTGGGGGAGCACGTTAATCGTCGCCCTCATCCTGGGCCTGCTGAACCTTTACGTGCGCCCGGTCCTCTTCTGGCTCTCGATCCCGGCGACGATCCTCACTCTGGGGCTCTTCCTCATCGTCCTCAACGCCATGCTCCTGGGCCTCGCGGACTGGATCGCGAACATCGATGACGACATCCGCTTCGACGTCGAGGGCGTGTTCGACGCCATCCTGGGCGCGATCATCATCAGCGTCGTGAGCACGGTGATCGGCTGGTTCGTGGATGCGCAGCGCATTGCCCGCGGCGTGTCCGGCAGGTGGTAG
- a CDS encoding helix-turn-helix domain-containing protein — protein MTNSHEDSEAFCPYFQRAIELVGSRWTGAVIRALNSGLYRFSDLTAAVPGLSDRMLSERLKELEAEGIVERTVIPETPVRIEYRLTEKGRALSRVLKEVSDWAETWLAPTSSPTA, from the coding sequence GTGACGAATTCTCACGAGGACAGCGAGGCCTTCTGCCCCTACTTCCAGCGGGCCATCGAGCTCGTCGGGTCGCGCTGGACGGGCGCGGTGATCCGCGCCCTCAACAGCGGGCTCTACCGCTTCAGCGACCTCACCGCTGCCGTCCCTGGCCTCAGCGACCGCATGCTCTCGGAGCGCCTGAAGGAGCTCGAAGCCGAGGGCATCGTGGAGCGCACCGTCATCCCGGAAACGCCGGTGCGCATCGAGTATCGCCTCACGGAGAAAGGACGCGCCCTGAGCCGCGTCCTCAAGGAAGTCTCGGACTGGGCCGAGACGTGGCTCGCGCCGACGTCGTCCCCGACCGCCTGA
- the rph gene encoding ribonuclease PH, with translation MRIDGRRPDMLRPLDIRVGFLEHAEGSALITVGKTIVLCAVSIEDRQPAFLRGTTSGWITAEYSMLPRSTHTRSQREAVQGRIGGRTHEIQRLIGRSLRAVANLDLLGERTFTIDCDVIQADGGTRTASITGAYVALVQAMQRLVEEGTYASLPLRCPVAATSVGIVDGRALLDLCYEEDSKAEVDFNVVMTGERRYVEVQGTAEHGTFDKESMDRLLTLAEKGIEESFAAQRRVLEASGLPVL, from the coding sequence CTGCGCATCGACGGCCGCCGCCCAGACATGCTCCGGCCCCTGGATATCCGTGTCGGCTTTCTGGAACACGCGGAGGGCTCGGCGCTGATTACTGTCGGAAAGACAATCGTCCTCTGCGCCGTGAGCATCGAGGACCGTCAGCCGGCGTTCTTGCGGGGCACGACGAGCGGCTGGATAACGGCCGAGTACTCGATGCTGCCGCGCTCGACGCACACCCGCTCCCAGCGGGAGGCCGTGCAGGGCCGGATCGGCGGGCGGACGCACGAGATTCAGCGCCTGATCGGCCGCTCGCTTCGGGCCGTGGCCAACCTGGACCTCCTGGGCGAGCGGACATTCACCATCGACTGTGACGTCATTCAGGCCGACGGCGGCACGCGGACCGCGTCGATCACGGGCGCCTACGTCGCGCTGGTGCAGGCGATGCAACGCCTGGTCGAAGAGGGCACCTATGCCTCGCTGCCCCTGCGCTGCCCGGTGGCGGCGACGAGCGTGGGCATCGTCGACGGCCGGGCGCTCCTGGACCTCTGCTACGAGGAGGACTCGAAAGCGGAGGTAGACTTCAACGTCGTCATGACCGGGGAGCGGCGCTACGTCGAGGTGCAGGGGACGGCTGAGCACGGCACCTTCGACAAGGAGTCGATGGACCGCCTGCTGACGCTGGCCGAGAAGGGGATCGAAGAGTCCTTCGCGGCGCAGCGCAGGGTGCTGGAGGCCTCGGGGCTGCCGGTGCTGTAG
- a CDS encoding alpha/beta family hydrolase — protein sequence MTEERRTVEVPGRGAVSAVLSASTGGAWLFVYAHGAGANLDDPFALHAAGVLPPRGIGVLRFQFLYRERGRSAPDPNGVLEDTWRAVLAAARQLAAPRGLRVVAGGRSMGGRIASQVVAAGEAVDALALFAYPLHPPGRPQQRRVEHLALVQVPTLFCSGTRDDFATPDELRDAVSLVAGSSLHLLDSADHGFSPLKSTGRSRRDVWDEACDALAAFLSGLEA from the coding sequence ATGACCGAGGAGCGCCGGACGGTCGAAGTGCCCGGCCGCGGCGCCGTTTCCGCCGTCCTCTCCGCCTCGACCGGGGGCGCCTGGCTCTTCGTCTACGCCCACGGCGCGGGCGCTAACCTCGACGACCCCTTTGCCCTGCACGCGGCCGGAGTGCTGCCGCCCCGAGGCATCGGCGTGCTGCGCTTCCAGTTCCTCTACCGGGAGCGTGGCCGCTCGGCCCCCGACCCTAACGGCGTGCTTGAGGACACCTGGCGGGCGGTGCTCGCCGCGGCCCGCCAACTCGCGGCGCCTCGCGGCCTGCGCGTCGTCGCCGGGGGTAGGTCCATGGGCGGCCGTATAGCCTCGCAGGTCGTCGCCGCCGGCGAGGCCGTCGACGCCCTGGCGCTCTTCGCCTACCCCCTGCACCCGCCGGGGCGTCCGCAGCAGCGGCGCGTCGAGCATCTGGCGCTCGTGCAGGTGCCTACGCTGTTCTGCTCCGGCACACGCGACGACTTCGCCACGCCGGACGAGCTCCGCGACGCCGTTTCACTGGTGGCTGGAAGCAGCCTCCACCTGCTCGACTCCGCCGACCACGGCTTCAGTCCGCTGAAGTCCACGGGCCGTAGCAGGCGGGACGTCTGGGACGAGGCCTGCGACGCGCTTGCCGCCTTCCTCTCTGGTCTCGAGGCCTAG